Below is a window of Roseivirga misakiensis DNA.
CCTTGTACCTTTTGCTAATGCGTCTACCAATTTTATTATAGAGGTCTATTTCTTTTCTAATCTCATCTTCTTTCTGTTTTCCGAATGGAGTTTTTCCATAATCGGGAATAGATACCACAAAAACATGCTCTCTGTTACCATTAGCGAGCTCTATGGCGGTCTTGATCAGTTTCTCAAAGTCAGTTTCAAAGTCGACTATAGGTCTGTCTTGGTATTGATTATTCACCCCGATGAGTAGCGAGACCATGTCATAAGAATTGGATAGGCTGAAGTCATCAACTATGGCCTTTTTAAGGTCATCGGTACGCCAACCAGTTTTAGCAATGATTTTTGGAGATTCCACCGCTATACCATGATCATCTGTAAGCCTTTTAGCCAATTGGACTGGCCATCTTTCATCTTCTGAAACACTCTCGCCAATGGTATAGGAATCACCGAGGGCCAGAAAGGTCTTAGGTTTTTGGTTTTGTGCCATAATTGAAAATGTTGTGAGACAAAGCATTAATCCTATGAAAAGCTTTTTGAAGTAAGGCATAGCTAATGATAAGTCGCTTTAAATTAATCGGTTAACTCTCTTAAGTCAACTGGTACCACTCTAGAAACTCCCTGTTCAATCATGGTAATTCCATAGATGATATCTGTGGCGGCCATTGTGCGTTTATTGTGTGTAACGATAATAAACTGCGATTCGGTCGAAAATTTCTGAATAATGTTGTTGAATTTATCAATGTTAGCATCGTCCAGAGGGGCATCTACCTCATCGAAAATACAGAATGGTGCTGGCTTCAGTAAATAAATCGCGAATAGTAGAGAAGTAGCGGTCAAAGTTTTCTCTCCACCCGATAATTGATTGATTGTTAACGGCCTTTTACCTTTTGGTTTGGCCATTATTTCTATAGGTGACTCTAAAGGTCGCTCTGGATCAATGAGTTTTAAATCACAGTCATCTTCCTCGGTAAATAGCGACCTAAAGACTTGGATAAAGTTTGTTTTGATATTGTCAAAAGCCTCCAAAAAGGTTTCTTTCGCTACCGTATCAATCTCTTCGATGGTGTCAAGTAAAGACCCCTTGGCGGCTATGAGGTCATCGCGCTGCTCAGAGATGAAAGTATGGCGTTGTTTTATTTCGTCATAAGCTTCCATGGCCATCGGGTTAACTGGTCCCATTTTTTCTAGCTTATCTCGAAGTTTCAAAACTATGGCCTCTAACTCTTCAATAGATTTGTCACTTTCTAATGGCTCCTCTGTTTTGAGTAATTCATCAAGGTTTACATTGAACTCAACCGAAAGCCTTTCTTTTACTGAACTTAGCTCAAGCTTCGTTTCGTTCAATTTATTCTGTAACTCCATCATGAGGGCATCAGAATGCTCACGCTTTTTCTGTAGCTCTCTTAAAGTTTTGTCAGAGACATCGATTTCTCCACGTTGTGCGTAATAGTCTTTTTCAGCTTCGTTAACACCTTTTTCGATAGACTCTTTTTCATCATACATGCCAATGAGTTCGTCTTCATTGGATTCAGAATTAGTAATGAGTCTCTTTATTTCTGCTTCGTTATTCTCGAGTTCTACCTGATTCTTTTCAATCCTAACTTTGCTGCCTTCAAAAGCAGTCTGCTTATAACTGATTTCTTGAGTTACTGAATTGACTCTGCTTTGTTTTTGATGGAAAAGAATGTTCTTCTCGTTATAAGCTTGAGATTTTTGAGATAACTGCTCGTTCTCTAGTTTCGCCTTAGATTCAAGCTCACCAATAGTAGCTTCTATCTTTGCAAAGGCCACTTGCTCTTCCCCAACCTCTGGCACCAAATGATCCAAAGAGTTACTCAATTTCTCGATGTTCTTGAGGATGTCCTCTTTTCTGTTAGCACGACTAGTGAGCATCTGCGCTAGTTGCTCCTTCTTAGTTTTTAGGGAAATGTACTCTTCGTTTACTTTACCAAAATCACTTTGTAGCTGTTCTATCTCAGATTTGAAAGTGTCTGATTTCAGTCTGGCTAACTCTTGCTGTTTTTGGTCTAAGCGATCTTTGATATCAACAGACTTGGTTTCGAGCGATTTGATATCTTTTTCGAGCTTTTCTAAGTTTTTGGCTCTACCAATTCTCTTTCCCTCAAACAGACCAACAGAACCACCTGCAATACTGAATTTGCGCTTAGTGTACTTTCCCGTTTCAGTGATAAATACGGCTTCATCATCCATCGGGATTTCTCCTGGCCCGCCATTTATGATGAATACGTTTTCTAGAATATGCCCGATCAGTTTCCTGTATTTAGGCTCAAATTCTACAATCTCCGTTGCTGGAACGGCATTTTCGAATAAACGCGGTTCTTTGGGTTCATACCGCTCTAATGCGTCCAAGACAAAGAAATTTGCCTTTCCCTTAGAAGCATCACTTAATATATTCACCGCTTCAAAAGCCTGTCGCTCAGTATCCACGATGTAGTAATTCATGTAGTTTTCGAGATAATTCTCAATCGTTACACGGTACTTTTCATCACAGGCAATAATGTCTGAAAGGAGAGGGGCCGTCTTGTTCCAATTGGCTTTCTTTTTTAGAAACTTGATGGCTTCTGGGAAACCCTCTAGGTTTTCTACTAACGACTTTGTGAGGTTAAATTCATTCCTTTTGGCATCCAGTTTCCTGCTCACTGTTGTGAGTTCATCTCGAATGATGTCAATGGTTTCGGTCGTTTTTTGAAGGGCGTTGTTATGTTGCTCTTCTTGGACCTTTCGCTTGTCTAAAGCCTTTTTCTTTTGATCTAGCTCCGTTTCTACTGACGCCAGTTTGTTATCGAATTGGGCTAGCGTTTCCGATTGTTCGGAAGTATCAGACTCCGTTTTGGAAAATTCACCTTTTAAAGTGTCGAGTTGGATTTGTTTAACCTCAATCTCTTTTTTTAACGTATAGAGTCTCTCTCTTTTTACTGTGAAATTCTGTCTATTATTTTCGAAGGCCTCTTGCGCTTCTTGCGCTATCGCCTTTTGCTCGTTATAGATTTTTTCTAAAGAATTCACTTCAGCAGTTACCGTAGCCAGTTCTTTTTCGGCCTTCTCCAACTCATTTCTTAAACTGTCTAAACTAAAGGCGGCGCGTTCGTTACTCTTCTTATCTGCCTCCAGTTGCTGTCTAAGGTTGTCGCTTTTGTCTTCTAGAAAAGTAAGTCGTTCGTTTTTTATTTTTCGATCACTTTCGAACTGTCGAATCTTATTGACGTGTTCATTCAGTGCTTTTTGTCGAGAAGCCAACAGCTTTTCTTTAGAAATCAAATCTGTTTTGCCCTTCTCTATATTGGCCTCCTGATTAGCTATCATTTGTCCAATCTCAACTTTCAGATCGGCTTCTTTCTGAATGTCTGCTTCAATACTCTTGTAGTTGGCAGATTTTTCGGCTACTGCTAGTCTAGAAAGCGATATGCTCTCTACCTTATACTCTTCCTTAAGTTTGTAATACCTTTCGGCTTGTCGTGCCTGTTTTTCGAGCGATTTGAGGTTTTTCTCAATTTCAAAGAGCAAGTCTTCTACACGATCAAGATCGTCATCGGTATCTTTTAGTTTTTTAAGCGTTTCTCTTTTTCGAGTTTTGAATTTTGAGATTCCTGCCGCTTCTTCAAATAATGACCTTCTTGAGTTGTCTTTGTCATTCAGTAAGTCATCAACCATTCGCAGCTCGATAATGGCGTAGCTATTCGAAGCTATCCCAGTATCCATAAAGAGGTTGTTGATGTCCTTTAGCCTACAGCTTACTCCATTGAGCAGGTATTCACTCTCACCCGATCTATAATACCTTCTGGTAATAGTTACCTCGGTATATTCGGTAGGTAAAAGGTTTTTAGTGTTATTAAAAGTAAGTGAAACTTCAGCGAGCTGTGTGGGCTTCCTTTTTTTTGTGCCGTTGAAAATGATATTCTCCATTTTCTCCGACCGAAGCATTCTAGTTTTTTGTTCTCCAAGCACCCATCGAATGGCGTCTACCACATTGGATTTACCACAACCATTAGGTCCAACAATACCCGTTATTCCCTCATCAAAATTGATAACGACCTTGTCTCCGAAGCTTTTAAATCCCTTTATTTCAAGTTTGGTAAGCTGCATGAATAGCGCTAAGTAAAAAATGGGTGTAGCTAGCAAAATTAGAATTAATTCTTAGATTTGCTAGTGTCATGGAGTTCGATTTGAGTACCATTGTTTACCTTGTTCTAGGGGTGATTTATTTCATCTTCACCTCAGCGAATAAGAATAAGAAAAAGGTGGGGCGAAGACCTTCGAATCCGGATAATACAGATAATCCAGAAACTGTCGGGCCACCTCCTTTGGATAGGAGACCCACTTTTGAAGAGCTGTTAGAAGAGTTTACTGGTCAAAAATCTCAACCAGAGCCTGAGCCAGTTAGAATCCCCCAGTTAGAGGAAATCAAAGAGTCGCACAAGAAGCCTGATTATCTATTTGAGTCAAAACCCAAACCGGAAGTTATTAAAGTGAAAAAGGAAGAGCGAAAGCCTATGGTTACTTTCGAAGAGTACGAACAAGAGGAGGAATCACAAAGTGAATACTTGCAGATGTTTTCGGATTTAGATAGTGCTAAAAAAGCTTTTATAGCATCAGAAATATTTCAGAGAAAGTATTAAGATCGTTTGAACTCGATCGGCAACTTAACTCTTGTCTCGGTAGGCTCACCGTCAATTACAGCTGGCTTCCATTTACCTGATCTAGCCAATGCATTAAAAACCTCCTTTTCACAGTCATAGCCTAATTTGCTATCGAACTGTAAGTTTTCAAGGGTACCTTTTGTATTAACAGTAAATGACACAACCACTTCTCCTTCTATATTGGCGGTAATGGCTTTCTCAGGATACTGAATACTTTCTTCGAGCGATTTAATGCCGTCTAATGGTAATGGCGATTCATCATTATTGGCCATCAAGTGATTCTCGATGGTAACGTTTTTAATCTTAATGTTACTCGGAATTCTAGCCTCAAAAGAGAAGATGAAGAATAGTATTGCAATTAATGGTATTGGTATTAAAAGCTTTAAAAAGTTGACTCTTTTGGTGCTGGTCAACATGTTAACTCTTTTGACAGTTTGATTCTTGCCGAAATAGCTACCGTAGCTTAATCCCATTTTTCTAAAAACGGTTTTTACAAGTAGTTGTGTGTACAGGGCACTTCCTGTTTCAGCCGCTACTTTTCTATCCGCTAAGTACTCATGGCATTCTTCAAGTAAAGTCTTAAAAAGATAAAGGAAAGGGTTAAACCAAAACACGATCTTCAGAACTTCTACGAACATGATGTCGTAAGAGTGCTTTTCTTTTATGTGCACCTTTTCATGGTCTAATACTTGATTTTTCTCTCTTTCTGTTAAGTCTAGTGTGTTGTCCCAGAACAGATAGTTGAAAAAAGAAAAGGTAGGCATTGAACCGTCGGTGTTGACGTGAAAGTAAGCCCCTTTTGTTTTGTATCGGGTGTTATGGCGTTTGAACCAGACGATTTCTTTGAATGATCTTATTCTTAAAAGTAGCTTTAATAAGCCTAGTGCAACACCAATTATATATATCGTTAAAATTGCCTCCCACCACAGTAGGAAAGGTCTTTCAGATTGTGCAGTAATTGTATAAGAGTAAGCTTTGTCAGCTTCAATGATCGGCTCATTTCCTACTTCATTTCCCACTTGGTGAATCGAGTTCAGAACGGCTGGTGTCGTCGCTGGATTATAATCGATTTCGATCAATGGGAACGAGACGGCAAATAGGAGGGCAGCCAATAAATAGAATCTATTATATCTGAAGCTTTTTTCTTTCCTAAGTAGGAAATAGTAAGCCAGATAAAGAATCGCTAAACAAGTCGCTGATTCTAACACGTAGATCAATGACCCATTTAGTTTTTCTAATAATTCTATGGTTGGATGCTTTCCCATGATGCGCTACTATTTATCCTCTTCCTTCAAGTCGTCACCAACATGTTGCATTAAGGATTGGAAATCCGTCATGTCCATATCGTTTTCTTTTGCAAAAAATGAAACGAGTTTCTGGAAAGATCCTCCAAAGTAGCCACCTATAAAGTTCTTTAAGTAGAAGTTACTGTATGATGTCTTATCTACGATTGGGAAATATTCGTGAGTTTTTCCGTACGCCTTGTATCCTACAAAACCTTTTTTCTCCAAAATTCGGATTATCGTGGATACAGTATTGTAAGCGGGTTTCGGTTCTGGAATTTTAGCTAATACATCTTTAACAAACCCTTTTTCGATTTGCCATAAAATCTGCATTACCTGTTCTTCCGCTTTAGTCAATTCCTTCATATTCCTAATTTTAATTCTTATCAATCAATGATACAACTATCTGGCTAGTTTTCAAACTAACCTGTTAGTTTATTTTAAATCTTATGCTAATATTGTGTAAGGGCAAAGGCGATAATATTTGCGCCCATTCTGAGTGCATTTTGCCTAACTGCCTCGGTATCATTATGAATTCTTTTGTCTTCCCAGCCGTTGCCCAAATCTGATTCATACGAATAATAGCACAACAATCTCCCTTCATAAATCAAGCCAAAACCCTGTGGCGGTTTGTTGTCGTGTTCATGAATTTTCGGTAATCCTTTTTCGAACTTGAATTTCTGGTCATAGATTGGGTGATCTAGCGGCAGTTCAATGAATTCTAACTCTGGAAATACCTTCTTCATTTCCAACCGAATGTACGGATCTAAACCATAGTTATCATCAATGTGTAAGAAGCCACCAGAGACTAAATAATTTCTTAAATTTTCTGCTTCAGAACTGCTGAAAACGACATTTCCATGACCAGTCATGTAGATGTAGGAGTAGTCGAAAAGCTCTGGACTACCAACTTCTACTACTGCGTCTTCTTCATCGAAAGACGTGCGTAGGTATTGGTTGCAAAATCTCGCTAGGTTAGGTAGTGCTGTTTTGTTAGCATACCAATCGCCGCCGCCATTATACTTGAGTTTGGCCATTTTTAACTTTTCACTCTGACCAACGGCAGAAAGTGATGCAAATAGCAAGAAGATCGCCAGTAAATTCTTATAACTCATGATTTAAGATGATATTCAACATATAGAAGGGAACGACTGTTAGTCCTTTGAAGTTTATAATTTTAACAATGTTAACAAATTATCTTTTACCCTGTGAATTCTGATTCCTTTCAGTCTTTTGTTGATCGTTTGAGCCATCGCTTGACTGAACCATTACCCGGTCGAAAAGCGCAAGAGATAATGGCACCAAGGCCTATTGACGAAAAGAGGTTCAGAGAGGATCCACTACGACCTGCAAGGCCAGGGGGAGTCATGGTGCTTTTGTATCCCCAAAATGGTGAGATTTTCCTCCCTCTAATGAAAAGGCCTGTTTACCAAGGAGCGCATAGCGGTCAGGTTAGTTTACCTGGGGGAAAAGTTGAAAAGTCCGACATTGACCTGACAGCAACAGCATTGAGAGAAACCCATGAAGAAATTGGTGTATTACCGCAAAATATTGATGTGTTGGGTCAACTTTCTGAGCTATTTATAATTGCCAGTAATTTCAAAGTTTACCCAACCGTTGGCGTACTGAAAAGTGAGCCTTTATTCATTCCAGATGAACGTGAAGTTGATCGCGTACTTTTGCCAAGCTTGGCCGAATTAAAGGATGTGGATAATAGAGGGATTAAAACAATGCATTTTCCACCCTATAAGATTGATTCGCCATATTTTAATGTAGAAGGAGAGGTGGTTTGGGGTGCAACAGCCATGATTTTATCTGAGCTGATTCACGTGCTTGATGAAATTGGTTAGGCTTATTCAATGGGTTTCTGTGCACCGGTAACCGCAGTTATTTTTTGAAATAACTCTTCTGGATCGAACGGCTTATGGACAAAGTCAACAAACCCCGCCTCTTTATATTCGATTTCAAAGTCCAATGGGTTATGCGCACTCATAGCAATGATCGGAATTTGCCTGTTTTTTGATGTTTTGGAGATCTTAATTGCAGTGTCAAAACCGTTCATCGGTTTCATTTCTAAATCTGTCAGAATTAGGTCATAAGAAGTTTCTTTACACATTTCGACTGCATCTACACCATTGTCGACTTCTGTAAAACCTCCATTCCAAATCTGTAGTAGTCTTTTGAGTACCAAACGATTCATATCGTTGTCATCGATAACCAAAATACTGAGTGCTTTCAGGTCTTTATCACGATCCTGCTGCTGCAAATCGATCATTTGGAAGTTAGGGTCCAACCCAAAGTCAATATCAAATGCAAAGCAAGAACCAACTTCCTTTTGACTCTTCAATTCAATAGTGCTACCCATCATTTTCAAGAGGTTTTTAACAATTGATAGGCCTAGGCCAGTACCACCATATTCTCTGGTAATCTCGTTACTCGCTTGTTCAAAATCCTCGAAAATGGACTTTAACTTATCTTCCGGGATTCCAATGCCTGTATCTGATATAGCAAAGGAAACTGTGGCGGTGTCATCTTTTACGCCTGCAAGAGATGCTTTGATGTGGACATAACCTTCAGCCGTGAATTTAATGGCATTAGAAATCAAGTTGGTTAAAATCTGCGCCAACCTTGTTGGGTCTCCCAGCAATCGGTCTGGAAGATGTTCTCCTATTTCTATCCTTAGTTCAAGGCCTTGGTTATTCGCTTTATACTTGAAAAGTTCTCCTAAGTTTTTGAGAAGGTCTATCAGAGAGAATTCAATGTTTTCTAGTCGAAGCTTGCCGGCTTCCATTTTATTATGGTCAAGAATGTCGTTGACTAGGGAATGGAGTCCTTCGGCAGAAAATTTCAAGGCATCGATGTACTCCTTCATTTCTCTGTCTTTGTTATCCATTTCCATGATATGCGATAAACTAATGATCGCATTGAGAGGAGTTCGGATTTCATGACTCATCACCGATAAAAAGTCCGACTTTTCTTTGGTGGCCTTTTCTGCAAGTTTCTGTGCCTTTTCGAGCGCAATGTTTTGTTTCTTAATCTGCTGAGTTCTGTCCGCGACGATTTCCTCCAGTTCTTGATTGGTATTTAATTGTAGTTCTTCGTTTTTCTTTAGCTGTAGGATCAATGATCGCTGTGTGATGTTATGGTCTTCAAATTGCCGCTTCAACTTGTGACTTACGCCTAAACTGA
It encodes the following:
- a CDS encoding hybrid sensor histidine kinase/response regulator, whose amino-acid sequence is MHRNKLLLLTLFLLSTLPIAAQQGFYENIQYLSSDEEEVTIGNRILLFEDKSKVMDIDSIQRLKPQDFTSFNNTKELNKLSNYWTYFQLKNQSRSELSFILKGGINAKETYYLVVDNQVTDVKKTGYHFPVDTRDIKRGHQTRINISIPTDKTLHLYVKIESTDNSPIDVQARLIPADQWQSKFEKDKLFQGLFSGVLLIFSIVTLFIYGFTKERVFLFFGLYTAVNLVYFLYLHGLVEFYFLPQSTNYLSILWLLPLLSAAAYVNFTRHFLATESEFPKWEKFVKVLPPINVFLFVVGCSYLLITGDFYHSLMGTRISLILLLLFAMTFMVRAWLSKNIIAKYYAYGTLLFVTSLLLFLANQLTSPSHDLPIIVQIGILLETVIFSLGVSHKLKRQFEDHNITQRSLILQLKKNEELQLNTNQELEEIVADRTQQIKKQNIALEKAQKLAEKATKEKSDFLSVMSHEIRTPLNAIISLSHIMEMDNKDREMKEYIDALKFSAEGLHSLVNDILDHNKMEAGKLRLENIEFSLIDLLKNLGELFKYKANNQGLELRIEIGEHLPDRLLGDPTRLAQILTNLISNAIKFTAEGYVHIKASLAGVKDDTATVSFAISDTGIGIPEDKLKSIFEDFEQASNEITREYGGTGLGLSIVKNLLKMMGSTIELKSQKEVGSCFAFDIDFGLDPNFQMIDLQQQDRDKDLKALSILVIDDNDMNRLVLKRLLQIWNGGFTEVDNGVDAVEMCKETSYDLILTDLEMKPMNGFDTAIKISKTSKNRQIPIIAMSAHNPLDFEIEYKEAGFVDFVHKPFDPEELFQKITAVTGAQKPIE
- a CDS encoding SGNH/GDSL hydrolase family protein codes for the protein MAQNQKPKTFLALGDSYTIGESVSEDERWPVQLAKRLTDDHGIAVESPKIIAKTGWRTDDLKKAIVDDFSLSNSYDMVSLLIGVNNQYQDRPIVDFETDFEKLIKTAIELANGNREHVFVVSIPDYGKTPFGKQKEDEIRKEIDLYNKIGRRISKRYKVKYFNITPISRKAKKRPELVAKDELHPSGIMYTEWVDSIIEDVAKLIVK
- a CDS encoding NUDIX hydrolase — translated: MNSDSFQSFVDRLSHRLTEPLPGRKAQEIMAPRPIDEKRFREDPLRPARPGGVMVLLYPQNGEIFLPLMKRPVYQGAHSGQVSLPGGKVEKSDIDLTATALRETHEEIGVLPQNIDVLGQLSELFIIASNFKVYPTVGVLKSEPLFIPDEREVDRVLLPSLAELKDVDNRGIKTMHFPPYKIDSPYFNVEGEVVWGATAMILSELIHVLDEIG
- a CDS encoding BlaI/MecI/CopY family transcriptional regulator, producing MKELTKAEEQVMQILWQIEKGFVKDVLAKIPEPKPAYNTVSTIIRILEKKGFVGYKAYGKTHEYFPIVDKTSYSNFYLKNFIGGYFGGSFQKLVSFFAKENDMDMTDFQSLMQHVGDDLKEEDK
- the smc gene encoding chromosome segregation protein SMC, translating into MQLTKLEIKGFKSFGDKVVINFDEGITGIVGPNGCGKSNVVDAIRWVLGEQKTRMLRSEKMENIIFNGTKKRKPTQLAEVSLTFNNTKNLLPTEYTEVTITRRYYRSGESEYLLNGVSCRLKDINNLFMDTGIASNSYAIIELRMVDDLLNDKDNSRRSLFEEAAGISKFKTRKRETLKKLKDTDDDLDRVEDLLFEIEKNLKSLEKQARQAERYYKLKEEYKVESISLSRLAVAEKSANYKSIEADIQKEADLKVEIGQMIANQEANIEKGKTDLISKEKLLASRQKALNEHVNKIRQFESDRKIKNERLTFLEDKSDNLRQQLEADKKSNERAAFSLDSLRNELEKAEKELATVTAEVNSLEKIYNEQKAIAQEAQEAFENNRQNFTVKRERLYTLKKEIEVKQIQLDTLKGEFSKTESDTSEQSETLAQFDNKLASVETELDQKKKALDKRKVQEEQHNNALQKTTETIDIIRDELTTVSRKLDAKRNEFNLTKSLVENLEGFPEAIKFLKKKANWNKTAPLLSDIIACDEKYRVTIENYLENYMNYYIVDTERQAFEAVNILSDASKGKANFFVLDALERYEPKEPRLFENAVPATEIVEFEPKYRKLIGHILENVFIINGGPGEIPMDDEAVFITETGKYTKRKFSIAGGSVGLFEGKRIGRAKNLEKLEKDIKSLETKSVDIKDRLDQKQQELARLKSDTFKSEIEQLQSDFGKVNEEYISLKTKKEQLAQMLTSRANRKEDILKNIEKLSNSLDHLVPEVGEEQVAFAKIEATIGELESKAKLENEQLSQKSQAYNEKNILFHQKQSRVNSVTQEISYKQTAFEGSKVRIEKNQVELENNEAEIKRLITNSESNEDELIGMYDEKESIEKGVNEAEKDYYAQRGEIDVSDKTLRELQKKREHSDALMMELQNKLNETKLELSSVKERLSVEFNVNLDELLKTEEPLESDKSIEELEAIVLKLRDKLEKMGPVNPMAMEAYDEIKQRHTFISEQRDDLIAAKGSLLDTIEEIDTVAKETFLEAFDNIKTNFIQVFRSLFTEEDDCDLKLIDPERPLESPIEIMAKPKGKRPLTINQLSGGEKTLTATSLLFAIYLLKPAPFCIFDEVDAPLDDANIDKFNNIIQKFSTESQFIIVTHNKRTMAATDIIYGITMIEQGVSRVVPVDLRELTD
- a CDS encoding TonB family protein, which translates into the protein MGKHPTIELLEKLNGSLIYVLESATCLAILYLAYYFLLRKEKSFRYNRFYLLAALLFAVSFPLIEIDYNPATTPAVLNSIHQVGNEVGNEPIIEADKAYSYTITAQSERPFLLWWEAILTIYIIGVALGLLKLLLRIRSFKEIVWFKRHNTRYKTKGAYFHVNTDGSMPTFSFFNYLFWDNTLDLTEREKNQVLDHEKVHIKEKHSYDIMFVEVLKIVFWFNPFLYLFKTLLEECHEYLADRKVAAETGSALYTQLLVKTVFRKMGLSYGSYFGKNQTVKRVNMLTSTKRVNFLKLLIPIPLIAILFFIFSFEARIPSNIKIKNVTIENHLMANNDESPLPLDGIKSLEESIQYPEKAITANIEGEVVVSFTVNTKGTLENLQFDSKLGYDCEKEVFNALARSGKWKPAVIDGEPTETRVKLPIEFKRS
- a CDS encoding DUF4159 domain-containing protein, whose amino-acid sequence is MSYKNLLAIFLLFASLSAVGQSEKLKMAKLKYNGGGDWYANKTALPNLARFCNQYLRTSFDEEDAVVEVGSPELFDYSYIYMTGHGNVVFSSSEAENLRNYLVSGGFLHIDDNYGLDPYIRLEMKKVFPELEFIELPLDHPIYDQKFKFEKGLPKIHEHDNKPPQGFGLIYEGRLLCYYSYESDLGNGWEDKRIHNDTEAVRQNALRMGANIIAFALTQY